One Antedon mediterranea chromosome 1, ecAntMedi1.1, whole genome shotgun sequence genomic window, TCTTTTttcaaatttgaataatttttaataaaacttCAAAAATTGATAAAACTATACAAAATTTGATATTGTACATCTTtagtttttcatgttttgaggaATACTACCTGCTACATCTTGAATGAATAGTCCATAATGACTGAGAAGATGCTTTATAtaatttcttatattttttcattttttattgtagTGATATTATACCAATGCTCAGCTACTTTGAGAAGCGTACCGTAAAGCCCATGGCATGGAAATGCAAACTGAATATCGGAGATAATTTAGACATAGCCTGTGCTGGTTATCTGAAGGTATGTCTATGTCCTTATGTCATAATAAAAGATGTCTATGTCCTAATAAGGGATGTCTTTGTCCTAATAAGGGGTGTCTATGTCATAATAAGAGATTGTTTATGTCCTGATAAGGGATGTCTATGTGTCCAAATAAGGAATGTCTATGTCAAAATAAGGGATGTATGTGCGTCCTAATAAGAGATGTCTACGTGTCCTAATAAGGGATGTCTACGTGTCCTAATAAAGGGATGTCTATATCCTAATAAAGGGATGTCTATGTCCTAATAAGGGATTTCTACGTGTCCTAATAAGAGATGTCTACATGTTTTAATAAGGGATGTCTGTGTCCTAATAAGAGATTGTCTATGTCCTAATATAAAGAGATTGTCTATGTGTCCTAATAAGATATTGTCTATGTGTCCTAATAAGGGATGTCTACATGTCCTAATAAGGGATGTCTACATGTCTTAATAAGAGATGTCTACGTGTTTTAATAAGGGATGTCTATGTGTCCTAATAAGGGATGTCTATGTGTCCTAATAAGGGATGTCTACGTGTCCTAATAAGGGATGTCTACGTGTCCTAATAAGGGATGTCATGTGTCCTAATAAGAGATGTCATGTGTCTTAATAAGAGATGTATACATATCCTAATAAGATAGTCTGTGTCCTAATAAGGGATGTCTATATATCCTGATTAGagagataaaaaataattgaaagaccaagaatattgtactgtattgtgaagagacatgaatataaacaatttgaaaataGTTCTAGATAAGAAATTATGTATGTAGAAAAAGTTATGTAAATATGAAAACATGGTTCAATATGACCTATGAAgaataaacaacaaaacaaacaaaatgaacaaacaataatataaaaaaaacacattcaaATACATTTGTAATAATGTAAACCACCTATTGTTTCAACATAGAAATGTACCATATTttctttattcaaattttattctaTTGTTCTTGTGTAAATATCTTAAATGATAATTTTCAGTGTCAAGAAAGTAAATTGAAGAAGTCTTGGGGCATGACGTATATAAAAGGGAAAGGTAAAGAGTACAAGCCACAGCGAGTTTCATCACATCACCTTAACAATGACGAAGAAacagaaatagaaaaagaagATATTGTGGATGGTTTGTAAATgtgaaattattttatagtgTTAACACTATAGTTTGTCAGATATTTAGGGTCCAAGTGAAATGGATCAATCTTAAATAGTACACTATTTTGAGAAATACTTTTATGATTTCTTACAGCATATCGATATGGTTCAGATTTGATTCCAATGTCCAAAGAAGACAAAGAATCAATGGCCTATAAATCACCTGGGAAATGTTTACAGACGCTAGGTTTCACCAAAGAAGAAAATGTAAGTTTGATTTCATGCATTTAtttattgccagaaaaaaaacaacatgacAAAAATAGGAGattaaaaaaaggaaatttgTAAAAAGATTTTTGCACACATGGCATGTCATACATATACTTGAGCTGGAAGAATAAAAATCTTGTAAATTATTACTAACATCATGAGCAGTTAGTAATGATTATTTATTCAATTCTCTCAAATTAAGATAAAAGAACATATGCGCATGGGAAAGGGTGTTTATCAGTTCATAGCAGAACCAGGTGATCAACATGCAGCTGTTGCGTTTTCTGCAATTGTTAATGCGTTATATGAAACTAAATCAGTCATCATTGTGCGACGATGTAGCACGGCCAGGAGTATGCCAACGATTGGTTACTTGGCACCACAGATCAAAGCAAACTATGAGGTAAGTGTCAATCATTTGTTAATGGAGTAATAGGATATCTATtgataataattgtttgttaaattgtgaattttaatgttatttaatacTCTGATATACAACACAAGATGATGAATTAATTAGTCGcacaaataatttaatacaaataattattgtttaaattttctGGTTTACCATAAAACGAGTGTCTAGACGGTGATTTGGCCCACTACTCTTAAAACGAAAAACATTTTTGGCAACATGGCATGTCATACCTTCACTTGAGCTAGTGCTTATCTGTGCAGTTTTTCTGTGtaattttactgttttatttctTGATATATGATATGCCAGTTTGtctgttaatttttaaatggacaaATAAAGATATTATGAAGAATCATAGCTTATCTGTGTTGGTGCAGTTTTTCTGTTTAATACTactgttttatttctttatatatgATATGCCAGTTTTTCTgttctttttctatttttaaatagaCAAATACAGATACTATGAAGAATCATAGTTGCGGATAAAAGATTTCTTGTTCATGGCACTCGTAAAGGAATGCCAATAACATAAAGAAAATAACTAGAAATTGAGACAAGTCTAGTATCAACACATgtaatcaaatataataattggttgttttttttttagtgtttgTGTTTCACAGAATTGCCCTATGCAGAAGACTTAAAACAATATACATTTCCATCACTGTCGTCAAATAAAAAGATACAGCCTACTGGTAAGCTTTGCATTGTCACATGCTAGTAAGCCTTCAAACCCATAGCCAAGAGGGTGTTTGAATGTTCATGAAGTGACCAGCAGTAGAAGTACTAAATAGGCCCAAATAGCCTAGATCATGATGGTGATTTCCCTCTTTGTAAAGACCCCCCCTCCCCCTATAAAAAATACTTGTTACGGACCTACTGAAAAATACGCAGACGTCTTATGCAACATGATACGCATAAAATACAACTGAAcgtaataacaattttatagtTTATCAATGAAGaattatttagaataaaaaaaatattcttatttTTAGATGAGCAATTGGAAGCTATGGATAATCTCATAACATCAATGGATTTAATAGAAGAagagtatgtacagtatttaaatttacagttaaaaaaattgctatgttattgttattagaTTAATAACAAtcgtaaataataattatttatgtatataaATGTGCAGAGgtaaaattgtaattataaacTATCTATCGatttttgacagactattaCTATTTTATGTTAGCGATTTGCTTATTTAAAAAATCCTAGATCCGTCCCTGATGTGTTCATTTTGCTTTACTTGATTTCAGGTTGAGTTGACTGAAAATGGTAGACgttacataaattataaaaataagaaaattatatttcataaaaaatgttaacattatatttatttaatttatattgtttgaattttgtattgtttattttcagaGGTGATGAAAAAGAGGAACTTTTTAAATCACAGAAGATACTGAATCCATACCTTCAAAGAATATTCCAGGTGAGAGGTTTTTGTCACTTTGAATATTCCAGGTGAGAGGTTATTGTCACTTTGAATATTCCAAGTGAGAGGTTTTTGTCACTTTGAATATTCCAAGTGAGAGGTTTTTGTCACTTTGAATATTCCAGGTGAGAGGTTTTTGTCACTTGGAATATTCCAGGTGAGAGGTTTTTGTCACTTGGAATATTCCAGGTGAGAGGTTTTTGTCACTCTGAAAAGGGCTTTCCCAGCACAATACAGCAACATTCTCTTTAGACTAACCAATCATTTGTATGCTGTGGGGTAACTTGAAAATACATAAAGTAATttttgtacgtaaaatcagtCATAGGACAATTTTTGTAATAATCATGGAATTTTTAACAGTTTAATCTTTGTTTGAAACCAAATTTTCGTTTCTAGTGATGGACCAATTAACTTACCAATGTTTCGTGCGTTAGCATCACACTTTTTCAAGGTAGTGATGTCAGCTTGATTTGCCGACACTGATTATGGCATAGTCACATGGTTTTATTGTGACATGCGCCCTCTCTGAGTTTTTATTTGAATACCTCTGGGTGAGTCCCAGAGGGGTAAGTTCAACGTTAATTTGTCCTTCATCTATCTATTTATCTATTATTgcctttttaacattttatgttTTGTACTTACTGCTTCTTCTTCGGGTAGGTATTTTGAAGATAAAGAAATGACATTTTTCAAATTTGATCTTCTCATTGTTTCATAGTGCCTTCAACATCGTGCTTTACATGAGAATGACCCTTTGCCAGAGCCAAGTCACATCATCAACCAAACCTTACAGCCCAACGGAGCTGTTGAGGCGAGGTGTGCTTCAGAGTTAGACAGAGTGAAGCAGGTCTTCAAATTTGAAAACATTGAGAAGGATAAAACTATTGAAACAGGCAGTTCATTATGGAAAAGCAAGTTAGTGTATTACTTTCATAAACTATTTTACTCTTCCCTCATAAATTAAACTCCCCTTGATTGATGCAAATGTTCAATTTTGTACATCTTTTGAACATCTAGTGATGTTAATGACAATGGTGAGCCAGCTGCTAAAGTTGCCAAGAGTGACGATGCAGGGGATTTCAGTATGGCAAGCATTGCTAAAGGGGCTGTTACAAAAGttagtatatttattttctcctAATTTTCAATCAATCTTAAGTTAAAAGGTATGCAGCAGCACCTAATTATTATTTAAGCTTTGACAATGTAAATCAGAGGAAATTTTCAACATATTTAATCAATGATATAAGCTGAAGGCTAGATGGATAGCTCCAATAGAATCTGTTCAAAGGGAAAATCAATGTATTGGATTATAGCACATGAGTTTAATTCCAtctattctataaaaaaaaaatgtactttgtcacaatatatatttacagcTTCTCTCTCCCCTTTGTTCTCGCTCCAGCCTTTCTGTTGTATTTCTAGATATGGCGTATAATGCTGGCTCACATTACACTGTTTTTGTAGCATACAACTAATAGTGTCAGGAGGACAGAATATTATGCTGTAAAACTTCTCATTCAAATACTGACTGTATACTCTTGTTGTAGGTTGGAACTGTTGATCCTGTTAAAGATTTCAAAACCATTATTGCTCAGAATAAGGGGAAAGAATTTGAAAAAGgtaaatttttgtttgttctcTAAAGGTGAAAGgtgggaatgagctgttagaagctcattgtactaaggcAATCTAACATCAGGACaatgagctcgccttgccaagatagaaACTCATAACAGACCTTCGATTATGTCTGACTGTGCTACATTATTGTTCTGGCAAACTTcagtaaatattattgtatttttatagtttGTGATGAGATGATCAagcaaataaatgaattactaAAGCAATCCTTTGGGAAAAATATCTATGGAAAAGTAATGGATTGCATCAAAGCTCTTCGGCAGGAATGTTGCATATTTGACCACTCCAACATCTTCAATGGATTCCTGAAGGATTTAAAAATTACACTTCCCACACTGTTGAAAGGAGACTTCTGGCAAGAAATTCAGAAAGGTACTGTAAAAGTATTtgttgaattaattaaattaattgtttaacatactgatatattgtacattagaacccctattaaatgGACATAGGCCCAACAGAGTGTTCTCTTACTAgatcctgaataggggttgaccataatgttaaaatatacattttcccttgtttgtttttttttatgagaaAGTATCCCCAGGGGTTCTACTGCATATTACATATTTATGATGAATCCATATAGAAGTCATAAGGTCATGATTGATTGGTGTCTCAATGTGGTCACAGCACCCACAGAGAGGAGCTCCCTACTTTTGGAATAGTGAGTCTACTGAGGGTTTTTCCTGCCCATGTGTTTATGGAACCCGACAACTTAACATCCCCTTTGAAAGACAAGACAATGAATTTAAAGCATCTAGCCCCCCAGTCAAATTCCATCAATCTCTCATATTAATCTTAAATGTGTCTTaaagttaatataattatatgtttaaTTGTCTcataatattgaaacaaaatgtcaatattgatgTTTGTTCTCTTGATTCTAGCTGGTGTCACATTAATAGCGAGCAGTGAATGCAGCACAAGTTCTGTAACAAAGGATGCTGCAATTCAGGTAATttgctaaattaaaatatagaatcATCTTGGCTATGGACAATTAGTTTCAAATCAGATTACTTTTAAACTTTTTTCTACgttatatttttagtttcttcAAGAACAAAAGCAAGAAAATGATGATCAGACTGCTGTTGCTCCCGAGGAAGATGAAGATGACTTGGtgaatattaacattttatattttttttcttatatttgcaatatttgtGCAGTGTTTGCATCCATTTACATCCTGGGTTTTCAGTACGTGTCTGGCCTATGAGTGCATTTCACATGGTCCGCTAACATATAAGAGTTGAAATATAATGACCATACCTGTGTAAATCAATCTGTCCAGAGCAAAATAATAGTTCCTACTACCCCCAAACACTAGAGAGTGCTATataaatgtttgtaatatttgttaCTACTGTGTGCACACACTGTAAACAAGAGCAGGTTGCACAGTAGCATGTGATCATTAAACATAAAGTACTGACAGTGATGTATTCTTAAATGCAAATTGTGTAACTTGGCTTATGTTTCCATTTGTTcctaaatgctttttttttctttcagttggACATGATGTAATGATTTTTCAAAAGGTGTATGATGGGAAAATGTATAAGAttaatttttgaatttgttaatTAACTAGAAATGTGTACAGTATTACTCTTTCAGTATTCTGTATTTAGTTTAGagatttgatatattttgtatataaattcaCTCTTATATTAAACTATGATGATTGTACAGTTGAATAAACTGATCAACTCTAAATCTACCTGAAGTTCAACTTATCTTCTTTTgtaagaaaaaacaaattattattgttgCTTTTTGTTGCTATGCACTAAACTGTGCTATATCCGCTACACTGTGACATACATTTtcatttgtacaaaatatattttttttacccaGGGCCTACCCAGATCAGGAGACAATACCCACTCGAATAGTGTACTAAGTTCCAAGTTCAGCTTTATGTCCCATTCAAAGGAGAAGGCAAATGAGAGTAAAGTATCCTGCTTAAGGATACACTCATTATGGCACAGGAAGGTTGGAATCAAACCAATGCCTCTCGTTATACTAGTTTGATCCCTTACTATTATGCCATATATTGTAAGGTCTACGGAAGGTCTACATAACACTCGTATGCCTAGACGGTCTCCTATCCAAATAATCTTCCcagcccaacgttgcttaaacTTCACTGATCTGATGAGAACCAGTGTTTTCAATGCCAATCTCCTCATATTTGAGTAAAATGGGATGTCCACAGTTTAAGATGAAGAAAATGTAGTAAATTTACTCAACCTACATACGATTATTTTGTAATTGATAACACTACAAAGAAGCAGATGTTGTATCTTTTTTTATTGCATCATTTAAATATGTTAaagtaattacatttttattccaaTCGCATCAAATTTTAATTCGGACTCGGTTTATCAGGATTGTTTTCATAG contains:
- the LOC140046850 gene encoding X-ray repair cross-complementing protein 5-like isoform X1, whose translation is MAGKCGIVICLDVGPTMDQAPANHESSLDTARTAVSTLLQRKVFAESKDEVALILFGTNETANHMEENGYSNIKQVRPMGPADFNLVDYVENEIVPGNQSADFIDALVVGLDLLHNTTTEKKFASTRILMFSDLAAPFSDDKIDSLINGIQKMKTDVNLIGPNLDDDWQNGDENQPSTSRGRGGSGDVNRKQKTPQQRAGAALMKHFLQQIDGGSYEFSDIIPMLSYFEKRTVKPMAWKCKLNIGDNLDIACAGYLKCQESKLKKSWGMTYIKGKGKEYKPQRVSSHHLNNDEETEIEKEDIVDAYRYGSDLIPMSKEDKESMAYKSPGKCLQTLGFTKEENIKEHMRMGKGVYQFIAEPGDQHAAVAFSAIVNALYETKSVIIVRRCSTARSMPTIGYLAPQIKANYECLCFTELPYAEDLKQYTFPSLSSNKKIQPTDEQLEAMDNLITSMDLIEEEGDEKEELFKSQKILNPYLQRIFQCLQHRALHENDPLPEPSHIINQTLQPNGAVEARCASELDRVKQVFKFENIEKDKTIETGSSLWKSNDVNDNGEPAAKVAKSDDAGDFSMASIAKGAVTKVGTVDPVKDFKTIIAQNKGKEFEKVCDEMIKQINELLKQSFGKNIYGKVMDCIKALRQECCIFDHSNIFNGFLKDLKITLPTLLKGDFWQEIQKAGVTLIASSECSTSSVTKDAAIQFLQEQKQENDDQTAVAPEEDEDDLLDMM
- the LOC140046850 gene encoding X-ray repair cross-complementing protein 5-like isoform X2 encodes the protein MDQAPANHESSLDTARTAVSTLLQRKVFAESKDEVALILFGTNETANHMEENGYSNIKQVRPMGPADFNLVDYVENEIVPGNQSADFIDALVVGLDLLHNTTTEKKFASTRILMFSDLAAPFSDDKIDSLINGIQKMKTDVNLIGPNLDDDWQNGDENQPSTSRGRGGSGDVNRKQKTPQQRAGAALMKHFLQQIDGGSYEFSDIIPMLSYFEKRTVKPMAWKCKLNIGDNLDIACAGYLKCQESKLKKSWGMTYIKGKGKEYKPQRVSSHHLNNDEETEIEKEDIVDAYRYGSDLIPMSKEDKESMAYKSPGKCLQTLGFTKEENIKEHMRMGKGVYQFIAEPGDQHAAVAFSAIVNALYETKSVIIVRRCSTARSMPTIGYLAPQIKANYECLCFTELPYAEDLKQYTFPSLSSNKKIQPTDEQLEAMDNLITSMDLIEEEGDEKEELFKSQKILNPYLQRIFQCLQHRALHENDPLPEPSHIINQTLQPNGAVEARCASELDRVKQVFKFENIEKDKTIETGSSLWKSNDVNDNGEPAAKVAKSDDAGDFSMASIAKGAVTKVGTVDPVKDFKTIIAQNKGKEFEKVCDEMIKQINELLKQSFGKNIYGKVMDCIKALRQECCIFDHSNIFNGFLKDLKITLPTLLKGDFWQEIQKAGVTLIASSECSTSSVTKDAAIQFLQEQKQENDDQTAVAPEEDEDDLLDMM